From the genome of Candidatus Desulfarcum epimagneticum:
GCCGAATTTTTCCAAAACGCTCAGGATGTCGGCCCGGGGGCTTTTCCCTGAAACGCCCTTAATGGGGCGTTTGTCAAGGTCCGCTCTCAACGCCTCCCAGCGGTCTTCCTCCAGGCATCGGGCCAGGTGGGTCTTTCGGAGCAGGGCCGGAAGAACATGGGATTTTTCAAGATCGTAGGTGTCATGGATTCCGAACAGGTTCGTGGGCATGACCGTGATGAAATCGGCGCCGTATTGAAGGTTGTAGGATTCGCACATCTTCAGACCGGCGATTTTGGCCACCGCGTAGGGCTCGTTGGTGTATTCCAGGGGGCCGGTCATGAGATCATCCTCCCGGATGGGCTGGGGGCAATCTTTGGGATAGACGCAGGAGCTTGCCGGAAAGAGAAGTTTTTTAACCCCGTGGACATGGCAGCGGCTGATGACATTGTTCTGGACCTGGAGGTTTTCGTATATAAAATCAGCGCGCTCCGTGTGGTTGGAGAGAATCCCCCCCACCTTGGCGGCGGCCAGGAACACATACTCCGGACGGGTTTGCCTGAAAAAACGCTCGGTCTGCTCAAAGCTCATGAGGTCCAGCTCCTTTGAGTCGGCGAACAGGAGGCGGGAGTGGCCCCTTTCCTTGAGTTTTCTTAAAATGGCGCTTCCCACCAGACCCTTGTGCCCGGCCACGTATATTCGGCTGTCTTTTTTCATGGTTTCGTTTTTTTAAGCCGGGCCTTGTTCCAGGCGTCTCTCAAATCGCGCATGAATGGCTGGGAGAGGCGCCACTTCAGGGGGATTTTTCCCGTGTGGGTCAATACCGTCCGGATGGCTTCCCGGTAATGCTCATGCCGGTTTAACACGGTCTTGGTCGCCGAATGCGCCCGGGTGGCGGCCACATATTTCCGGACATACCGAAACGCGCCGAACGTTTTAAACAGCCGCCACCAAAGGTCGTAATCCATGGCCATGTGAAGGCTCTCGTCAAGGCCTCCCACCCCTTCCCAGGCGCTTCTCCGGATCAGGGAGGCGGGCTGGGCGATGAAACAGTAGCGGGCCAGGAGCCAGGGTGAAAAGGGCGCGGTGATATAGGGCATGATGGTTTTTCCCCGCGCGTTGACGGTCCGGCATTTCCCGTAAGCCGCGGGGGATCGGGGGGAGGAGTCAAGGGCGCGGGCGAGTCTGGAGAGGCCCCGGGGCAAAAGCGTGTCGTCCGAGTTCAGCCAGCACACATACGGGGCGGAGCCCTTTTTCATGCCCTCGTTGATGGCGGCCGACTGGCCCCGGTCCGGGGCGCTTTTCGAAAAAAGGAGCCGGGATTCCCATTTCCGGATGATATCCGGAGAGGCGTCCCGGGACCCGCCGTCCATCACGATGATTTCCACCGGCGCGTCCTGGGTCCAGACGGACTCAAGCGCCGCTTCCAGAAACACGCCCTGGTCCAGGGAAGGGATGACCACAGTGACAAGGGGCGCCGCCATTTTTTTCGTTTTCCTCCGTTTTTTTTATGAGGGTATGTCAAGCATACGCATCCGAAACAGCATATCATACACGACATGCTTGAGCAAGTATCCCAAACAATGGGCGTATATTTCCTCATCGGACACATGGCGGCCGCTCAGACGTCTTCTCAGCCGGTCCATCTCCACTTTTCCCCGGGTGTCGATGGCGGCGGATGTTTTCTGGCTGTCGTGAACCCGAAAGGCGCCGATGAAGCGGTTGATCCGGGCGAATTTCGCCCCGGTTTCCCGGAATCTCAGCAAAAGGTCCCAGTCCAGGGCGAAATCAAAGCCCTCATCCACATATCCGCCGGCTTTTTCCCATGCGCGTCTTCGCCAGAAAAGGGTTTCCTGGGGCACATAATCGGCCCAGGAAAGAATGTCGTCGTCATGGGGCGGCAATATCCAGCGCCCGATCCGGCGGTCTTTCTCATCGATGATGATCCGGTGCCCGTAAAGAACGTCCACGCGGGGATGCCTGCGAAAATAATCCGCCACCGCGCCCAGGGCGCCCGGCAGCAGGATGTCGTCCGAGTTGATCCAGGCCATGATGTCCCCGGTTGATCTTTTAAAGGCCCGGTTGATGGCGTGGGCCTGCCCCCGGTCTTTTTTTGATTCCCGGGAAAAGGACCGGCCGTCATATTTTTTTAAAATTTCCACCGTTCCGTCATTTGATCCCCCGTCCTGGACCCGGTATTCCAGGTTGGGACAGTTTTGATCCAAAACGGAGTCAATGGTCCGGGCGATGAACGCCGCCTGGTTGAACGACGGTGTCACAATGGAAAACCGGGGAGATTTTGCGGATTCACGGTTTTGGTGGACGGGCCGTGGATGGAGAGGCATTTCCCGGGGGGCATGCTGTCTTAGCGTCCCGAGCCTGGGCTCGAACCACAAAAGTTTTTTTCCTTCGACCCTTTTTTTTCTGAAGCGGCCCAGGAAAAAAGCATAATTTTGTTTAAGAAATTCACAGGCCCAGCGAGCCGCGCCGAATTTTTTATTTTTTTGGGACATGTTTGGATTCGTCGCCTTTGTTCCGATTTGACCCAATCTCTTCATACCACGCCAGGTAGTCGTCTGTCATTCGTTTCGTGGAAAATTCGCCTTTGGCTCTTTCCCGGGCGTTTCGGCCCATGTCCCGGCGCAATGATTTTGAATGGATCAGCTCCAGGACGCGCCGGGCCATGGCGGCGCCGTCGCCTTTGGGAACCAGAAAGCCGTCTCGGCCGTCCTTAATTTGCTCCGGGACGCCGCCGACCCGGGTGGCGATGACGGGGGTCCCGCAGCTCAAAGATTCCAGGATCACGGTGGGGAAGGTGTCGGCTTTGGCGGCGTGCAGACAGATATCGGCGCTCTGATACCAGCGGGCCATGATGCGGGGATCTCTTTCAAAGGGGATGAAACGGATATGGACCCCGCCCATTTGCTCCGGCTCCGCCTCCTGCCCGATGGCCGCGAAGAGGATGGATTTTTCAGGCGCCCGGCGGGCCACATCTTCAAGGGCGGCGCGAATGGCGGCGTAATCCTTGAAGGGATTTCGCCGGATGTCTTCGGCCGCGGCGATCAAAAGGACGGCGTCCGTCGGCACGCCAAGCGCCTGCCGGGCCTCTTTTTGAGGCCCCGGACGGAATATGTCTTGATCCACGCCGTTGGGAATGACCCGGGATGTGGCGATGGATTTCGCCAGGATGGATTTTTTTGCCTTTTCCATGAGCCAGCGGGAGGGAGCGGCCACATGGAGGCGGCTTTTTTGATAGATGAGCCGTTTGATCCGGCGGTTGTATGCCGTTCCATCCGACGGGAAATGGGGAGAGACGCTTAAATACGGGCAGTGGCCGCATCCGCTTTCCCATCTTCGGCAGTCCATTGAATGGGCGCAGCCGCCTGTGAGGAGCCACATGTCGTGCAGGGTGATCGCCACCGGGACCTGGCGGCTCAGAAACGGCAGCGCCCGAAGATCAAAGTATCGGCCGTGCAGGTTGTGAAGATGCAGGATGTCGGGACGGGAAGGGGGGAGATCAAGCGCTCTCCATGTGGCGGGAAAATCGTATTCGTCGCATCCCGCGAGCCGGACATGCAGGCCCCGGGGCTGGGCCAGCCAGTAGAGGGGATGCAGAAACGGCCATTGGTGCTTCCATTCCGGATGGGATTTTTCCAGCCGGCCAAACAGTTTGAGCCATAGTTTTGTCAGGGGATGGCGGAAAAGATTGTGGTCAAGGCGCCGGACATGGGAAGAGTCCGATGTTTTTTCATCCACCGCCATCCACGCGGAAAGCCCCGCCGAACGGCAGGCGCGATGAAGGCTTAGGGCCATGTTGGCCGCGCCGCCCCGGCTGTCGCATTGATTCACCTGGAGAATGGTCTGGATCATGTGTGAAAAATCCTCATCGCAAAAAAGATTTCAGCCGCCCGGCGAATTCATCCCCGTCCCAGTTCCTCACGATCATGCGTGGAAGACGGAAGATGTCGACGCCTGGGGAAACCGGCGCCTGGATGTTGGCGCAGGCCCGGGCCAAACCCGATTCTTTGACCCGGGAGACTGTCTGGGATGTATAGGAGGAGGGCGAGCCGTAGGGATAGGAGAAACTGGAGACAGGATGATTCAATATCGCCTCCAGTCTGAGTTTGGCGCCCTGGATTTCCTCCCGCTGGGCGGCGTCCTCAAGCGAAGATAAAAACGGGTGCGAAAGGGTGTGAGACCCCACCTCGAACGCGCCGTCGGCTTTCAGCTGAATCGTTTCCTCAGCCGTCAGGCAGCGGTGGGAGGGACGGGCGGACGGCCCGGTTTGGGCGATTTTCCGCAAACGCCGCAAAATTTTTTGTATATCCGGGTCGGGCAGGCGTAAAAGACGAGGCTGAAGGAAGCGATAGGCGGCGTGGCGCGGCGTCGGATCCTTTTTTTCCAAAACATGCCAGGCGCGGCGCCGCCGGAAAGCCCCATGCCCATAGCGGGCGCTTTTCCCCAGGTCCCATCGGAGATTTTCTCCCCCCACCCGTAAAGAAAGGGTTTGGGGCAATGTGTTTGGCCCCAGAAGGAGCCTTTCCAGCTCGTCCCACCAGAATTCCCGGTCCCGGCCGATATATCCCGCTGTCACAAAGAAGGTGGCGGGCATGTCGTATTTCATGAGCAGGGGTTTGGCGTGGGCGAGGTTGTCCGCGTAGCCGTCGTCAAAGGTGAGGGCCACCGCCTTTCGGGGCAGGCGGCCGCGCCCTATGTCGGCGGTCATGTCTTTGAGGCGGATAGGACGGGCCCATTTTCGCAGTTTTTCAAGATGGCTGGCAAAATTCCCGGGCGACACGCAAAGCAGTTGAGGGTCAAAGGACTCGTTGGCCACCCGATGGTAGAGCAAAACGGCCCCCCTTGGCTCCATTTTTCTTTTCAGCCAATGCCCGGCGCTTTTGGCCCGCTCAATTCCGAAATGGATCGCTTGTTTCATTTCTTCACCGCCCTGACCCCGATCAACACCTGATAATCAGGATCATGATGATCCAGTTCCCGGGGTTTAAGCTCCCCGGAGGCCAGGCCATGCAGAAAGGCGCAGGCCGCCAGGACGTTTCCATGGGTGGCGACCGTGACCTGTTCGCCGCCAAACACATCGCCGAACAGTTTTGCGGCGGAAGCGTCGGTGAAACGCCAGTAATCGCACCATCGATCCATATCGTAGCGGCTGATCTGACTGATCCCGGGGAAAGTGGCCAATAAAACGCCCCCTGGTTTAAGGGCGGCGTGACAATGGGTGAGGGCGGCCTTCACATCATAAATAAAGGGCAGGGTCTGGGTCAGGACCGCGCAGTCAAACATCTTTTTCGGGACGCCTTCTCCGGTTTCCAGGTCGCCGGTCAGGGTGGCGGCTGGATTTCCGGGCTCCACGCTCAGAACATGGCTGGCCGCCACCCGGCCGCCGCCGAATTTACAGGTATAGACAGGCTCCCCGATTTCCAGAACACAGCCTTGAATGGACCGGGCGTGTTTTTCCAGAAAGGATTCAATGTAGAATCGATCAATGGGAAGGCCCCTGTCCAGACCGAACACCCGGCTGACGGGTGTGACGCGCCGCAAAAGGCCCCGCTTTTTCATCATTTTTCCGATCATCGACGCCCCGGTTTTCGACGCCGGTCCGGCGGTATGGAATGGTCAAAATCATAGCCTAAAACTTGAATGTCCTCCGCGTACACTTCGGCGACCCTTTCTTTGGTTTCTTTGGTGTAATCATCCGGATAATTCCCGCGCTCGCTTTTGTTTAAATGGGGAAGGGCGGTCTTTGCCCCGATTTTTCCGGCGATATATGAAAAATCCTCCTGAATGTTTTCAAACCTCCCCACAAAGTCCAGCTGAACCTTATGGCCCCGGTCAAACATGTAGTGGCGCTGGGGCCTGAAATGATCCCATTTCCAGATATTTTCACGGCTCAGCCAGTTTCTGACGAAGTCGTCAAAGTTTTTAAAACAGGCCAGCTCTTCATTGAACCAATGCCGGTCTTTTTCGTCAAAACCGCCTTGTTTTAAAAAATGATAGGCCGACGCCAGCCTGTCCCATGGGTTTCTCACGATGGTGAATTTGAAGTAACCGACAATGCATTTCGGCTCAAAGACGTCCAAATATTGCTCAAGGGTGGCGTGCCCGCCTCCCAAATTTCCAAACAGAGCATGGTTGACGGAAACCCCGGCGCATTTGGGGATATGAATAAATATCGCCCTGGCCTCATCAAAGGGTTTTCGGTGTAATGGAACGGCATTCTTCTGAAAGATTTTTCGGCCCAGACGTCTGACTTCCAGATAAAGCCTTGGGGGAACCCATGACAGAATTTTTTGTCTGGCGGAAAAACCCCCGGGGCATGGGAACTCGGTATTCGATTTTTTCAATTTTTACTCCTTCGTCCGGTCA
Proteins encoded in this window:
- a CDS encoding Beta-1,6-glucanase, with the translated sequence MSQKNKKFGAARWACEFLKQNYAFFLGRFRKKRVEGKKLLWFEPRLGTLRQHAPREMPLHPRPVHQNRESAKSPRFSIVTPSFNQAAFIARTIDSVLDQNCPNLEYRVQDGGSNDGTVEILKKYDGRSFSRESKKDRGQAHAINRAFKRSTGDIMAWINSDDILLPGALGAVADYFRRHPRVDVLYGHRIIIDEKDRRIGRWILPPHDDDILSWADYVPQETLFWRRRAWEKAGGYVDEGFDFALDWDLLLRFRETGAKFARINRFIGAFRVHDSQKTSAAIDTRGKVEMDRLRRRLSGRHVSDEEIYAHCLGYLLKHVVYDMLFRMRMLDIPS
- the fcl gene encoding bifunctional GDP-fucose synthetase: GDP-4-dehydro-6-deoxy-D-mannose epimerase and GDP-4-dehydro-6-L-deoxygalactose reductase (Evidence 2a : Function from experimental evidences in other organisms; PubMedId : 7815923, 8759852, 9473059, 9862812; Product type e : enzyme) yields the protein MKKDSRIYVAGHKGLVGSAILRKLKERGHSRLLFADSKELDLMSFEQTERFFRQTRPEYVFLAAAKVGGILSNHTERADFIYENLQVQNNVISRCHVHGVKKLLFPASSCVYPKDCPQPIREDDLMTGPLEYTNEPYAVAKIAGLKMCESYNLQYGADFITVMPTNLFGIHDTYDLEKSHVLPALLRKTHLARCLEEDRWEALRADLDKRPIKGVSGKSPRADILSVLEKFGVRRPGKAASITLWGTGKPFREFMLSDDLADACLHIMNHVDFHDIVRAFSRTDASGDIHEVKNPHINIGTGKDISIFDLAHMIKKIVGLRGEIRWDPSYPDGMPRKRLDISRLKKLGWTPSTNLEKDIRAVYGHYASPAPAL
- a CDS encoding Polysaccharide deacetylase gives rise to the protein MKQAIHFGIERAKSAGHWLKRKMEPRGAVLLYHRVANESFDPQLLCVSPGNFASHLEKLRKWARPIRLKDMTADIGRGRLPRKAVALTFDDGYADNLAHAKPLLMKYDMPATFFVTAGYIGRDREFWWDELERLLLGPNTLPQTLSLRVGGENLRWDLGKSARYGHGAFRRRRAWHVLEKKDPTPRHAAYRFLQPRLLRLPDPDIQKILRRLRKIAQTGPSARPSHRCLTAEETIQLKADGAFEVGSHTLSHPFLSSLEDAAQREEIQGAKLRLEAILNHPVSSFSYPYGSPSSYTSQTVSRVKESGLARACANIQAPVSPGVDIFRLPRMIVRNWDGDEFAGRLKSFLR
- a CDS encoding Methyltransferase; this translates as MIGKMMKKRGLLRRVTPVSRVFGLDRGLPIDRFYIESFLEKHARSIQGCVLEIGEPVYTCKFGGGRVAASHVLSVEPGNPAATLTGDLETGEGVPKKMFDCAVLTQTLPFIYDVKAALTHCHAALKPGGVLLATFPGISQISRYDMDRWCDYWRFTDASAAKLFGDVFGGEQVTVATHGNVLAACAFLHGLASGELKPRELDHHDPDYQVLIGVRAVKK
- a CDS encoding conserved hypothetical protein (Evidence 4 : Unknown function but conserved in other organisms) — encoded protein: MIQTILQVNQCDSRGGAANMALSLHRACRSAGLSAWMAVDEKTSDSSHVRRLDHNLFRHPLTKLWLKLFGRLEKSHPEWKHQWPFLHPLYWLAQPRGLHVRLAGCDEYDFPATWRALDLPPSRPDILHLHNLHGRYFDLRALPFLSRQVPVAITLHDMWLLTGGCAHSMDCRRWESGCGHCPYLSVSPHFPSDGTAYNRRIKRLIYQKSRLHVAAPSRWLMEKAKKSILAKSIATSRVIPNGVDQDIFRPGPQKEARQALGVPTDAVLLIAAAEDIRRNPFKDYAAIRAALEDVARRAPEKSILFAAIGQEAEPEQMGGVHIRFIPFERDPRIMARWYQSADICLHAAKADTFPTVILESLSCGTPVIATRVGGVPEQIKDGRDGFLVPKGDGAAMARRVLELIHSKSLRRDMGRNARERAKGEFSTKRMTDDYLAWYEEIGSNRNKGDESKHVPKK
- a CDS encoding Glycosyltransferase produces the protein MAAPLVTVVIPSLDQGVFLEAALESVWTQDAPVEIIVMDGGSRDASPDIIRKWESRLLFSKSAPDRGQSAAINEGMKKGSAPYVCWLNSDDTLLPRGLSRLARALDSSPRSPAAYGKCRTVNARGKTIMPYITAPFSPWLLARYCFIAQPASLIRRSAWEGVGGLDESLHMAMDYDLWWRLFKTFGAFRYVRKYVAATRAHSATKTVLNRHEHYREAIRTVLTHTGKIPLKWRLSQPFMRDLRDAWNKARLKKTKP
- a CDS encoding conserved hypothetical protein (Evidence 4 : Unknown function but conserved in other organisms), whose protein sequence is MKKSNTEFPCPGGFSARQKILSWVPPRLYLEVRRLGRKIFQKNAVPLHRKPFDEARAIFIHIPKCAGVSVNHALFGNLGGGHATLEQYLDVFEPKCIVGYFKFTIVRNPWDRLASAYHFLKQGGFDEKDRHWFNEELACFKNFDDFVRNWLSRENIWKWDHFRPQRHYMFDRGHKVQLDFVGRFENIQEDFSYIAGKIGAKTALPHLNKSERGNYPDDYTKETKERVAEVYAEDIQVLGYDFDHSIPPDRRRKPGRR